In Streptomyces hawaiiensis, one genomic interval encodes:
- a CDS encoding type IV secretory system conjugative DNA transfer family protein → MARRPLPRILSNGSAQLVRSRELARTAADSATDVLHPLITIARGLRRLAAAGRRRWTETPKERRGALLFLVASVILVVALVPYGPLLAAITLMAAAAWQGRDRSPAASDGPDESQTQRLKSLYEALVPYFSAAEDPEPLYSHGGAWDKAFPTYAFDGGGRISQLVVRYPAYFTDGEAEARARIEHLLAAKSGRGREYHFTWDEEGNQLTVGVLLPLPVDIAAQRFVTTPGETVLGVTDPTRVQRTLPLTYGERQRDVPPVLWRTGLRSTEPHLLALGQPGSGTSTLLRSIALQALQHGDVVIVDGGGTGEYACLTGRDGVLAVEAGLAGATASLEWAATETERRLIAANRAHQAGHPPPDDTKRPLWILLDRPTAFTHLAAADDRKDPQSLLQVPLRHGRPANVTVVVADQLDAMDALSDPVRRHTRARVVLGPATADQLESVLGAPPHTTPIDELPPGRGYARLGTGPVHRLQVPATPNPYDDATPDALRQAVLDLLPPRTTPADGETIPEQDQSAGEPEPVPMDQEREQEAGPAPVAPEAPAPEPAAVPVLTREPLPNPVPVLTKET, encoded by the coding sequence GTGGCCCGGCGCCCCCTCCCCCGCATTCTGAGCAACGGCAGCGCGCAGCTCGTCCGGAGCCGGGAGCTGGCCCGGACGGCCGCCGACAGCGCCACCGACGTCCTCCACCCGCTGATCACGATCGCGCGGGGTCTGCGCCGGCTGGCAGCGGCCGGGCGGCGCAGATGGACCGAGACCCCCAAGGAACGGCGGGGGGCGCTGCTGTTCCTGGTGGCCTCCGTGATCCTGGTCGTGGCGCTGGTGCCGTACGGACCGCTGCTGGCCGCCATCACCCTGATGGCGGCGGCGGCCTGGCAGGGCCGGGACCGCTCTCCGGCGGCGTCCGACGGGCCCGACGAGTCGCAGACCCAGCGGCTGAAGTCGCTGTACGAGGCGCTCGTGCCGTACTTCTCCGCCGCCGAGGACCCCGAGCCGCTGTACTCCCACGGCGGCGCGTGGGACAAGGCCTTCCCCACCTACGCGTTCGACGGCGGGGGCCGGATCTCGCAGTTGGTGGTCCGCTACCCGGCGTACTTCACCGACGGCGAGGCCGAGGCCCGCGCCCGGATCGAGCACCTCCTCGCGGCCAAGTCGGGCCGGGGCCGCGAATACCACTTCACGTGGGACGAGGAGGGCAACCAGTTGACGGTGGGCGTGCTCCTGCCGCTACCCGTGGACATCGCCGCCCAGCGTTTCGTCACCACCCCCGGCGAGACGGTCCTCGGCGTCACCGACCCCACCCGGGTCCAGCGCACCCTCCCCCTCACCTACGGGGAACGGCAGCGGGACGTGCCGCCGGTCCTCTGGCGCACGGGCCTGCGCTCCACCGAGCCGCACCTGCTGGCTCTCGGCCAGCCGGGCAGCGGCACCTCCACCCTGCTGCGGTCCATCGCGCTGCAGGCCCTGCAGCACGGCGACGTGGTGATCGTGGACGGCGGCGGCACCGGCGAGTACGCCTGCCTGACCGGGCGGGACGGTGTCCTGGCGGTCGAGGCGGGCCTCGCCGGGGCCACGGCCAGCCTGGAGTGGGCCGCGACCGAGACGGAGCGCCGTCTCATCGCCGCCAACCGGGCCCACCAGGCGGGCCACCCGCCGCCCGACGACACCAAGCGCCCGCTGTGGATCCTCCTCGACCGCCCGACGGCGTTCACCCACCTGGCCGCGGCGGACGACCGCAAGGACCCGCAGTCCCTCCTCCAGGTCCCCCTCCGGCACGGCCGCCCGGCGAACGTGACGGTGGTAGTGGCCGACCAGCTGGACGCCATGGACGCCCTGAGCGATCCGGTACGCCGGCACACCCGCGCCCGTGTGGTCCTGGGCCCGGCGACGGCGGACCAGCTCGAGTCGGTCCTGGGCGCACCGCCGCACACCACTCCGATCGACGAGCTCCCGCCCGGCCGCGGCTACGCCCGCCTGGGCACGGGCCCGGTCCACCGCCTCCAGGTGCCGGCCACCCCGAACCCCTACGACGACGCGACGCCCGACGCCCTGCGCCAGGCGGTCCTGGACCTTCTCCCGCCGCGCACGACCCCGGCGGACGGGGAGACGATCCCGGAGCAGGACCAGTCGGCGGGCGAGCCGGAGCCGGTACCGATGGACCAGGAACGGGAGCAGGAAGCGGGACCGGCCCCGGTGGCGCCGGAAGCGCCGGCTCCGGAGCCGGCGGCAGTGCCCGTCCTGACCAGGGAGCCCCTGCCGAACCCGGTGCCGGTCCTCACCAAGGAGACATAG
- a CDS encoding YczE/YyaS/YitT family protein yields MQQSTNTRGHIMSTRGRLARRLIQLYVGLALYGASSALLVRSGLGLEPWNVLHQGLAERTGLSIGVVLTLVGAAVLLAWIPLRQRPGLGTISNVLVIGMAMDATLALTPDAHGWAPRVTLMVAGIVLNGAATGLYIAARFGPGPRDGLMTGLHQLTGVSIRLVRTGIELAVVATGFALGGTVGIGTLLYALAIGPLAQAFLRVFAVPAASGVSTAVATGRPRGAILRP; encoded by the coding sequence ATGCAGCAGTCCACTAACACCAGGGGGCACATCATGTCCACGCGGGGGCGTCTCGCCCGACGGCTCATCCAGCTCTACGTCGGTCTCGCGCTGTACGGCGCGAGTTCGGCGCTGCTCGTCCGGTCAGGGCTCGGACTGGAGCCGTGGAACGTGCTGCACCAGGGTCTCGCCGAGCGGACCGGGTTGTCCATCGGCGTCGTGCTGACCCTCGTGGGCGCCGCGGTGCTGCTCGCGTGGATCCCACTGCGCCAGCGGCCGGGCCTGGGCACGATCTCCAACGTGCTGGTCATCGGCATGGCCATGGACGCGACGCTGGCCCTGACGCCCGACGCTCACGGCTGGGCGCCGCGCGTGACGCTGATGGTGGCGGGGATCGTCCTGAACGGCGCGGCGACCGGCCTGTACATCGCGGCGCGCTTCGGCCCGGGTCCCCGTGACGGCCTCATGACCGGACTGCACCAGCTCACCGGCGTCTCGATCCGTCTGGTCCGCACGGGCATCGAGCTCGCGGTCGTGGCGACCGGGTTCGCCCTGGGCGGCACCGTCGGGATCGGCACCCTGCTGTACGCCCTGGCGATCGGCCCCCTCGCCCAGGCGTTCCTGCGCGTGTTCGCCGTCCCTGCGGCATCCGGTGTCAGCACGGCCGTTGCCACCGGTCGACCCCGAGGGGCGATACTGCGTCCGTGA
- a CDS encoding ankyrin repeat domain-containing protein, which yields MTEVPDPEVVELATKIFDLARRGQTEALVAYVDAGVPANLTNDRGDSLVMLAAYHGHSDAVRALLERGAEADRINDRGQTPLAGAVFKGETDVIKALLEGGADPSAGTPSAVDTARMFGRTELLELFGER from the coding sequence ATGACCGAAGTCCCCGACCCCGAGGTCGTGGAGCTGGCGACCAAGATCTTCGATCTGGCCCGGCGGGGACAGACCGAGGCGCTCGTGGCGTATGTCGACGCGGGGGTTCCGGCCAACCTCACCAACGACCGCGGCGACTCGCTCGTGATGCTCGCCGCCTATCACGGCCACTCCGACGCGGTCCGCGCGCTGCTGGAGCGCGGCGCCGAGGCCGACCGGATCAACGACCGAGGCCAGACCCCGCTCGCCGGAGCGGTCTTCAAGGGCGAGACGGACGTGATCAAGGCCCTTCTGGAGGGCGGCGCCGACCCGTCCGCCGGCACGCCCTCAGCGGTCGACACCGCTCGGATGTTCGGCCGGACGGAATTGCTCGAACTGTTCGGCGAGCGCTGA
- a CDS encoding HEAT repeat domain-containing protein has product MFDPVIAPSGTLLGLLQRGRGDGTLHALTAPRPEALAALNHCVLRDPRHDWQVENRSLYYARLYLDLNGELDEVEAHLFCAEDVLDTDESRTGLALAVLGHLASYGRRDALELLRRYAAHGSNWAWALDELALRDDDAGLRALAAPVLARFPADPEGDAELAATVRDAFEPRPWRLWAEDPRESVATRVRAAHETGCFDRWQRQMRPSGPRPGWSVQAVFEWAQQGIERGAALHVPAARCLTAVAGPEDRAEIVRAAQDGTDGARCTALRYLADGNDPQALELIEAAVATGSTLVVDAAVDAFERMRSLAAVDRARRWARRPDALGAAAGRVLACRGGVQDRDLVLAALREAVRGEGPDAPTLWTLVDGTGRLGIACAAPVLRHVYRETASSHLRGRAARALAATDPSFATGFAVECLWDCEETTREIAARHAETGDARVVERLRRLAADPAEEAEVQTAVRSRIGPEETAV; this is encoded by the coding sequence ATGTTCGATCCGGTCATAGCGCCCAGCGGTACGCTGCTCGGCCTGCTTCAGCGGGGCCGCGGCGACGGCACGCTGCACGCGCTCACCGCCCCGCGCCCCGAGGCGCTGGCGGCGCTGAACCACTGTGTGCTGCGCGATCCCCGCCACGACTGGCAGGTGGAGAACCGCTCCCTCTACTACGCCCGCCTCTACCTCGACCTCAACGGCGAGCTGGACGAGGTCGAGGCCCATCTCTTCTGCGCCGAGGACGTCCTCGACACCGACGAGTCACGCACCGGGCTCGCCCTCGCCGTCCTCGGGCACCTCGCCTCCTACGGCAGGCGGGACGCGCTCGAACTGCTGCGCAGGTACGCCGCCCACGGCTCCAACTGGGCCTGGGCCCTGGACGAGCTGGCCCTCAGGGACGACGACGCGGGACTTCGCGCCCTCGCCGCACCCGTCCTCGCCCGGTTCCCCGCCGATCCGGAGGGCGACGCCGAACTGGCCGCCACCGTCCGGGACGCCTTCGAGCCCCGCCCATGGCGCCTGTGGGCCGAGGATCCGCGCGAATCCGTCGCCACACGGGTGCGCGCCGCTCACGAAACGGGCTGTTTCGACCGCTGGCAGCGGCAGATGCGGCCTTCCGGCCCCCGCCCGGGGTGGAGCGTGCAGGCCGTCTTCGAGTGGGCTCAGCAGGGCATCGAGCGGGGCGCCGCCCTCCATGTGCCGGCCGCCCGCTGTCTCACCGCCGTGGCGGGCCCCGAGGACCGGGCCGAGATCGTCCGGGCGGCGCAGGACGGCACCGACGGGGCCCGGTGCACGGCCCTCAGGTACCTCGCCGACGGCAACGATCCGCAGGCCCTCGAACTGATCGAGGCCGCCGTGGCCACCGGCTCGACACTCGTCGTGGACGCGGCCGTCGACGCCTTCGAGCGCATGCGCTCACTGGCGGCCGTGGACCGGGCGCGCCGGTGGGCCCGGCGGCCGGACGCCCTTGGAGCCGCCGCCGGACGCGTCCTCGCCTGCCGGGGCGGGGTGCAGGACCGCGACCTGGTCCTCGCGGCACTACGGGAGGCCGTACGCGGCGAAGGCCCCGACGCGCCGACCCTGTGGACCCTCGTGGACGGCACCGGACGCCTCGGCATCGCCTGTGCCGCACCCGTGCTCCGCCACGTCTACCGCGAGACCGCCTCCTCCCACCTGCGCGGCCGGGCCGCCCGGGCCCTCGCCGCCACCGACCCCTCCTTCGCCACCGGCTTCGCCGTCGAGTGCCTGTGGGACTGCGAGGAGACCACCCGGGAGATCGCCGCCCGGCACGCCGAGACCGGAGACGCCCGCGTCGTCGAACGGCTGCGCCGGCTCGCCGCCGACCCGGCCGAGGAGGCCGAGGTGCAGACGGCCGTACGCAGCCGGATAGGTCCCGAGGAGACCGCCGTGTGA
- a CDS encoding glycosyltransferase family 4 protein, with protein sequence MRVVIVTESFPPDVNGVAHCALQTARHLVDRGHAPVVVAPAPAPGSKPDAFAPCPVVHVPSLPLPGYPQVRVALPSRRLAATLVEHRADVVHLASPFVLGVRGMAAAARLGIPAVAVYQTDLAGYARTYMGAGEAAAWRRIRSVHGAADLTLAPSSTSLHDLETHGVPRVKLWPRGVDTERLRPDRRDEALRRELAPNGELIVGYVGRLAPEKQVELLAGACGLAGVRVVIVGDGPSRPGLEQALPGAVFLGRRTGDDLARVFASFDVFAHTGPFETFCQTVQEAMASGLPVVAPAAGGPLDLVAHGRTGLLVPPRDPAAVRDAVRSLAADAGLRAAFGAAGRATVEGRTWAAVGDQLIGHYAKVLAGRRTAVAA encoded by the coding sequence ATGCGTGTCGTCATCGTGACCGAATCCTTTCCCCCCGACGTGAACGGCGTGGCCCACTGCGCGCTCCAGACCGCCCGGCACCTCGTCGATCGCGGTCACGCCCCCGTCGTCGTCGCCCCGGCCCCCGCGCCCGGCAGCAAACCCGACGCCTTCGCGCCGTGCCCCGTCGTCCATGTCCCCTCCCTCCCGCTCCCCGGCTACCCCCAGGTCCGCGTCGCCCTCCCCAGCCGGCGCCTGGCCGCCACCCTCGTCGAGCACCGCGCCGATGTGGTCCACCTCGCCAGCCCCTTCGTCCTCGGCGTGCGCGGCATGGCCGCCGCCGCCCGCCTCGGCATCCCCGCCGTCGCCGTCTACCAGACCGACCTGGCCGGATACGCCCGTACGTACATGGGCGCCGGAGAGGCCGCCGCCTGGCGGCGCATCCGCTCCGTCCACGGCGCCGCCGACCTCACCCTCGCCCCGTCCAGCACGTCCCTGCACGACCTGGAGACCCACGGTGTGCCCCGGGTGAAGCTCTGGCCGCGCGGCGTGGACACCGAGCGCTTGCGGCCCGACCGGCGCGACGAGGCCCTGCGCCGCGAACTCGCCCCGAACGGCGAGCTGATCGTCGGCTACGTCGGCCGGCTCGCCCCCGAGAAGCAGGTCGAACTCCTCGCCGGTGCCTGCGGCCTGGCGGGCGTCCGGGTCGTGATCGTCGGCGACGGCCCCAGCCGGCCCGGTCTGGAGCAGGCGCTGCCCGGCGCCGTCTTCCTCGGCCGGCGCACCGGTGACGACCTCGCCCGGGTCTTCGCCTCCTTCGACGTGTTCGCGCACACCGGCCCGTTCGAGACCTTCTGCCAGACGGTCCAGGAGGCCATGGCCAGCGGCCTGCCGGTGGTGGCGCCCGCCGCCGGCGGACCGCTCGACCTGGTCGCCCACGGGCGCACCGGGCTGCTGGTGCCGCCGCGCGACCCGGCCGCCGTACGGGACGCCGTGCGGTCCCTGGCCGCCGACGCCGGGCTGCGGGCCGCCTTCGGCGCCGCCGGGCGCGCCACGGTCGAGGGCCGCACCTGGGCGGCCGTCGGCGACCAGTTGATCGGGCACTACGCGAAGGTGCTCGCCGGGCGCCGGACGGCGGTGGCGGCATGA
- a CDS encoding glycosyltransferase: MSDSRSGSSGPSLRIVRLANFVAPSSGGLRTALRELGKGFKAAGHEPVLVVPGERRSDRETEQGRVITLPGPLLPGTGGYRVLADKRRVARLLEELAPDRLEVSDRTTLRWTGKWARRARVPAVMVSHETADGVLRTWGVPEGAARRAADALNARTAHTYARVVCTTEFAEREFVRIGARNVVRAPLGVDLVQRRPALRDPEVRARHARVDETLLVMCSRLSVEKRPGTALDALEALLRRGRRAVLVVAGDGPLRARLEQRARESGLPVTFLGHVTDRGLLGALQASADVALAPGPAETFGLAALEAMACGTPVAASASSALSEVIGSAGAVAADHGEAFADAVDLLLERLEADRREAARARAEGFGWNAAVDAFLAAHDVAVPVRPARPFVPRGAA, translated from the coding sequence ATGAGCGACTCCCGCTCCGGCAGCAGCGGCCCGTCGCTGCGGATCGTCCGGCTCGCCAACTTCGTCGCGCCCTCGTCCGGCGGACTGCGCACCGCACTGCGCGAACTGGGCAAGGGCTTCAAGGCGGCGGGGCACGAACCCGTCCTCGTGGTCCCGGGCGAGCGCAGGAGCGACCGCGAGACCGAGCAGGGAAGGGTGATCACCCTCCCCGGGCCGCTGCTGCCCGGCACCGGCGGCTACCGCGTCCTCGCCGACAAGCGGCGGGTGGCCCGGCTCCTGGAGGAGCTCGCCCCGGACCGGCTGGAGGTGTCCGACCGGACGACCCTGAGGTGGACCGGCAAGTGGGCGCGGCGCGCCCGGGTCCCGGCCGTGATGGTCTCCCACGAGACGGCCGACGGGGTACTGCGCACCTGGGGTGTGCCCGAGGGCGCCGCCCGGCGCGCCGCCGACGCCCTCAACGCGCGTACGGCCCACACCTACGCGCGCGTGGTGTGCACCACCGAGTTCGCCGAGCGGGAGTTCGTGCGCATCGGGGCCCGCAACGTCGTCCGGGCCCCGCTCGGTGTCGACCTGGTGCAGCGGCGTCCGGCGCTGCGCGACCCGGAGGTACGGGCCCGGCACGCGCGCGTGGACGAGACGCTGCTCGTGATGTGCTCACGGCTCTCCGTGGAGAAGCGGCCCGGCACGGCGCTGGACGCCCTGGAAGCGCTGCTGCGGCGTGGTCGCCGGGCCGTGCTGGTGGTGGCCGGGGACGGTCCGCTGCGCGCGCGGCTCGAACAGCGGGCGCGGGAGAGCGGCCTGCCGGTCACCTTCCTCGGGCACGTCACGGACCGAGGGCTGCTCGGCGCGCTCCAGGCGTCCGCCGACGTGGCGCTGGCACCCGGGCCCGCCGAGACCTTCGGGCTCGCCGCGCTGGAGGCCATGGCCTGCGGCACGCCCGTGGCCGCGAGCGCGTCGTCGGCGCTGTCGGAGGTGATCGGCTCCGCAGGTGCCGTCGCGGCGGACCACGGGGAAGCCTTCGCGGACGCCGTGGACCTGCTGCTGGAACGGCTGGAGGCGGACCGGCGCGAGGCGGCACGCGCGCGTGCGGAGGGCTTCGGGTGGAACGCGGCGGTCGACGCGTTTCTCGCCGCGCACGACGTGGCTGTCCCCGTGCGTCCCGCTCGGCCGTTCGTGCCCCGGGGCGCGGCATGA
- a CDS encoding MFS transporter translates to MGNDTVRTPPADGAAQLRREQRGWYVYDWACSVYSTSVLTVFLGPYLTSVAKSAADADGYVHPLGIPVRAGSFFAYSVSLSVIAAVLVMPLVGAAADRTGRKKPLLAAAAYTGATATAAMFFLDGDRYLLGGALLIVANAAQSVAMMLYNSYLPQIAPPEQRDAVSSRGWAFGYAAGSLVLVANLVLYTGHDGFGLSESAAVRICLASAGLWWGAFALIPLRRLRDRRTAGGETALPGFRQLAATVRDMRRHPLTLAFLLAYLVYNDGVQTVISQASVYGSEELGLGQSTLIGAVLLVQVLAVAGALTMGRLARVYGAQRTILGSLVAWTVTLAAGYFLPAGAPVWFFVLAAGIGLVLGGSQALSRSLFSHLVPPGKEAEYFSAYEMSDRGMSWLGPLLFGLTYQLTGSYRDAIISLVVFFVLGFALLARVPVRRAIEEAGNPVPDRI, encoded by the coding sequence GTGGGCAACGACACCGTGCGGACACCGCCGGCCGACGGGGCCGCGCAGCTGAGGCGCGAGCAGCGCGGCTGGTACGTCTACGACTGGGCGTGCTCCGTCTACTCGACGAGTGTGCTCACCGTGTTCCTGGGCCCTTACCTGACCTCGGTCGCCAAGTCGGCGGCCGACGCCGACGGGTACGTCCACCCCCTCGGCATCCCGGTGCGGGCCGGCTCCTTCTTCGCGTACTCGGTGTCCCTGTCGGTGATCGCGGCCGTGCTGGTGATGCCCCTGGTGGGCGCCGCCGCCGACCGCACCGGCCGCAAGAAGCCCCTCCTCGCCGCCGCCGCCTACACCGGTGCCACGGCCACGGCGGCCATGTTCTTCCTGGACGGCGACCGCTACCTGCTGGGCGGGGCCCTCCTGATCGTCGCGAACGCCGCGCAGTCCGTGGCGATGATGCTCTACAACTCCTACCTGCCGCAGATCGCACCGCCCGAGCAGCGGGACGCGGTCTCCTCCCGCGGCTGGGCCTTCGGTTACGCGGCGGGTTCACTGGTCCTCGTCGCGAACCTCGTCCTCTACACCGGGCACGACGGCTTCGGCCTGTCCGAGAGCGCGGCGGTCCGCATCTGCCTGGCCTCGGCCGGCCTGTGGTGGGGCGCGTTCGCCCTCATCCCGCTGCGGCGGCTGCGCGATCGCAGGACCGCAGGAGGCGAGACGGCCCTCCCGGGCTTCCGGCAGCTCGCGGCGACCGTCCGCGACATGCGCCGCCACCCGCTGACGCTGGCCTTCCTGCTCGCGTACCTCGTCTACAACGACGGCGTCCAGACGGTGATCTCCCAGGCCTCGGTCTACGGCTCCGAGGAACTCGGCCTCGGGCAGTCCACTCTCATCGGCGCCGTGCTGCTGGTGCAGGTGCTGGCGGTGGCGGGCGCGCTGACCATGGGCCGGCTGGCCAGGGTGTACGGGGCCCAGCGCACGATCCTCGGCTCGCTGGTCGCGTGGACCGTGACGCTGGCGGCCGGGTACTTCCTGCCGGCCGGGGCGCCGGTGTGGTTCTTCGTCCTGGCCGCCGGGATCGGCCTGGTCCTCGGCGGCAGCCAGGCGCTGTCCCGGTCCCTGTTCTCCCATCTCGTCCCGCCCGGCAAGGAGGCCGAATACTTCTCGGCGTACGAGATGAGCGACCGGGGCATGAGCTGGCTCGGGCCGCTGCTGTTCGGGCTCACCTACCAGCTGACCGGGAGCTACCGGGACGCGATCATCTCGCTGGTGGTCTTCTTCGTGCTCGGGTTCGCCCTGCTCGCGCGGGTTCCGGTGCGGCGTGCGATCGAGGAAGCGGGGAACCCGGTTCCTGACAGGATTTAG
- a CDS encoding PLP-dependent aminotransferase family protein, which produces MANPGTSAVGATQLARLLSSQQDRPAGPGTRRPPAYRALADGIRLLVLEGRVPVAARLPAERELALSLSVSRTTVAAAYEALRGEGFLESRRGAGSWTAVPAGNPLPARGLEPLPPEALGSVIDLGCAALPAPEPWLTRAVQGALEELPPYAHTHGDYPAGLPALRAMIAERYTARGIPTMPEQIMVTTGAMGAIDAICHLFAGRGERIAVESPSYANILQLMREAGARLVPVAMAEGLTGWDMDRWRQVLRDAAPRIAYVVADFHNPTGALADEDQRRRLVDAARSGGTVLIADETMSELWLDPEVRMPRPVCAFDPAGSTVITVGSASKAFWAGMRIGWVRAAPDVIRSLVAARAYADLGTPVLEQLAVNWLFGTGGWEQAVEVRREQARANRDDLVAAVRRELPGWEFEVPRGGLTLWVRTGGLSGSRLAEAGERVGVRVPSGPRFGVDGAFEGYVRLPFTVGGAVAEEAAMRLAAAARLVESGAVGGAEAPRTFVA; this is translated from the coding sequence ATGGCCAATCCGGGGACCTCGGCTGTGGGTGCGACGCAGCTCGCCCGGCTCCTCAGCTCCCAGCAGGACCGCCCGGCGGGGCCCGGCACGCGCCGGCCGCCGGCCTACCGCGCGCTGGCCGACGGCATCCGCCTGCTGGTGCTCGAAGGGCGGGTCCCGGTGGCCGCCCGGCTGCCCGCCGAACGCGAACTCGCCCTCTCCTTGTCCGTCAGCCGCACGACGGTCGCCGCCGCGTACGAGGCGCTGCGCGGCGAGGGGTTCCTGGAGTCCCGGCGCGGCGCGGGCAGCTGGACCGCCGTCCCGGCCGGGAACCCGCTGCCCGCGCGCGGGCTGGAGCCCCTGCCGCCGGAGGCCCTCGGCTCGGTGATCGACCTCGGCTGCGCCGCGCTTCCCGCTCCCGAGCCCTGGCTCACCCGGGCCGTCCAGGGAGCCTTGGAGGAACTGCCGCCCTATGCGCACACGCACGGCGACTACCCCGCCGGACTGCCCGCGCTGCGGGCGATGATCGCCGAGCGGTACACCGCGCGCGGGATCCCGACCATGCCCGAGCAGATCATGGTGACGACCGGGGCGATGGGCGCGATCGACGCCATCTGCCATCTGTTCGCGGGGCGGGGCGAGCGCATCGCCGTCGAGTCGCCCTCGTACGCCAACATCCTTCAGCTGATGCGGGAGGCCGGGGCCCGGCTGGTCCCCGTCGCCATGGCCGAGGGGCTCACCGGGTGGGACATGGACCGCTGGCGGCAGGTCCTGCGGGACGCCGCGCCCCGCATCGCGTACGTCGTCGCCGACTTCCACAACCCGACCGGGGCGCTCGCCGACGAGGACCAGCGGCGGCGCCTGGTGGACGCGGCGCGGTCCGGGGGGACGGTGCTGATCGCGGACGAGACGATGAGCGAGCTGTGGCTCGATCCGGAGGTGCGGATGCCGCGGCCGGTGTGCGCGTTCGACCCGGCCGGGTCCACGGTGATCACGGTGGGGTCGGCGAGCAAGGCGTTCTGGGCCGGGATGCGCATCGGATGGGTGCGGGCCGCGCCGGACGTGATCCGCAGTCTGGTCGCCGCCCGGGCCTACGCCGATCTCGGTACGCCGGTGCTGGAGCAGCTGGCGGTGAACTGGCTGTTCGGGACCGGGGGCTGGGAGCAGGCCGTCGAGGTGCGGCGGGAGCAGGCGCGGGCGAACCGGGACGACCTGGTGGCCGCGGTGCGGCGGGAGCTGCCCGGGTGGGAGTTCGAGGTGCCCCGGGGCGGTTTGACGCTGTGGGTGCGCACGGGCGGTCTGTCCGGGTCGCGGCTGGCCGAGGCGGGGGAGCGTGTGGGAGTGCGGGTGCCGTCCGGGCCGCGGTTCGGGGTGGACGGGGCGTTCGAGGGGTACGTGCGATTGCCGTTCACCGTGGGCGGGGCGGTGGCCGAGGAGGCGGCGATGCGGTTGGCCGCGGCGGCGAGGCTGGTGGAGAGCGGCGCGGTCGGGGGTGCGGAGGCGCCGCGCACGTTCGTGGCGTGA
- a CDS encoding RNA polymerase-binding protein RbpA, with protein sequence MSERALRGTRLVVTSYETDRGIDLAPRQAVEYACEKGHRFEMPFSVEAEIPPEWECKVCGAQALLVDGDVPEEKKGKPARTHWDMLMERRTREELEEVLAERLAVLRSGAMNIAVHPRDSRKSA encoded by the coding sequence ATGAGTGAGCGAGCTCTTCGCGGCACGCGCCTCGTGGTGACCAGCTACGAGACGGACCGCGGCATCGACCTGGCCCCGCGCCAGGCCGTGGAGTACGCATGCGAGAAGGGGCACCGCTTCGAGATGCCCTTCTCGGTCGAGGCGGAGATCCCGCCGGAGTGGGAGTGCAAGGTCTGTGGGGCCCAGGCACTCCTCGTGGACGGCGATGTCCCTGAAGAGAAAAAGGGCAAGCCCGCGCGTACGCATTGGGACATGCTGATGGAGCGGCGCACCCGCGAGGAACTCGAAGAGGTCCTCGCGGAGCGCCTGGCGGTTTTGCGCTCCGGTGCGATGAACATCGCTGTTCATCCCCGCGACAGCCGCAAGTCGGCATAG
- a CDS encoding glycerophosphodiester phosphodiesterase: protein MTPRIRHPYLDHPGPIAFAHRGGAADGLENTVRQFRCAVEAGYRYIETDVHTTRDGELVAFHDATLDRVTDGAGRIADLPWQEVRQARVAGEEPLPLFEELLETFPDVRWNVDVKAEAALPPLLDLVGRTDAWDRICLGSFSEARVVRARRLAGPRLATSYGTRGVFNLRLRSWGLPAAVRRSAVAAQVPETHSGIQVVDRRFLHAAHARGLQVHVWTVNDAESMHRLLDLGVDGIMTDHIDTLRKVMEDRGVWV from the coding sequence GTGACCCCGCGGATACGCCATCCCTACCTCGACCACCCCGGCCCGATCGCCTTCGCCCACCGGGGTGGGGCCGCGGACGGCCTGGAGAACACCGTGCGGCAGTTCCGGTGTGCCGTGGAGGCCGGCTACCGGTACATCGAGACCGACGTCCACACCACCCGGGACGGCGAACTCGTCGCCTTCCACGACGCGACCCTGGACCGGGTGACGGACGGCGCGGGCCGGATCGCCGACCTGCCCTGGCAGGAGGTACGGCAGGCGCGGGTGGCGGGCGAGGAACCGCTGCCCCTCTTCGAGGAACTCCTGGAGACCTTCCCCGACGTCCGCTGGAACGTGGACGTCAAGGCGGAGGCCGCCCTGCCGCCCCTCCTCGACCTGGTCGGACGGACGGACGCCTGGGACCGGATCTGCCTCGGCTCCTTCTCCGAGGCGCGTGTGGTGCGCGCCCGGCGGCTGGCCGGTCCCCGCCTGGCCACGTCGTACGGCACTCGGGGCGTGTTCAACCTGCGGCTGCGCTCCTGGGGGCTGCCGGCGGCGGTGCGCCGCTCGGCGGTGGCCGCTCAGGTCCCCGAGACCCACTCCGGCATCCAGGTCGTGGACCGGCGCTTCCTGCACGCCGCCCACGCGCGCGGGCTCCAGGTGCACGTGTGGACCGTCAACGACGCGGAGAGCATGCACCGGCTTCTCGACCTGGGCGTGGATGGCATCATGACCGATCACATCGACACGTTGCGCAAGGTCATGGAGGACCGCGGCGTCTGGGTCTGA